In Etheostoma spectabile isolate EspeVRDwgs_2016 unplaced genomic scaffold, UIUC_Espe_1.0 scaffold00019302, whole genome shotgun sequence, a single genomic region encodes these proteins:
- the LOC116684511 gene encoding transcription factor E2F7: protein MEVECLTLKDLTSPRKGVPVEPEEDGGQSEQKENICTEKKRSTPLKSAESTIPALLINRKGPTPDLAHITPIKHTPLAEPWTPTANLKMLISAASPDIRDREMKKVLFRPIENEKDQPGSPDTVAEDTEAEDSGQFEAVEEEEDADKKPSRKQKSLGLLCHKFLALYPDYPPLHSPIWISLDEVATNLGVERRRIYDIVNVLESLMIVGRIAKNSYTWYGRRRLEATLEDLQRRGRQQGYHLHMELPTEAREAAPGRKDDGAEGDASNSGGNRKDKSLRIMSQKFVMLFLVSKTQTVTLDAAAKILIEESQDSSSHSKYKTKVRRLYDIANVLTSLGLIKKVHVREERGRKPAFKWHGPVEFKNSGNAAGGNTLNVSAVTLPEDFRKAKMARHASFNIAPNSVAIQRLVNSAPSSPRRDLMGQLNQPVDFSKETTSHLQFGNSTNNRPNCQSRSSTLPLAPTQPTLLAPSLHPEHLFAPMSSPHCLAYLPSLSQPSVVMLYRAPDKPDQMPEGSRSPRLEAEGGRKRRREEEVPMLKKKGRSGLEECDQMRAESHCKAADCSKTGHTRTSPSRPAGLSTERTLNECLCSNSSSEPAQPSHYLYVPNDAGLNSLNFLLSAGQPPAGLALPPSSVPTLALPYVLVPSAALSHYPLVANALQQQGSKAQTNLSFSLPAVMSPAHFMVGAAPYGLAAASEISTPPVPSPSTPEQSRLYGSAGAPHSPSAPRQTVSITTPEPLTPLTPKETTPSASKAFFQTPGTLGSVVSAAPAGRRRGSAQRRLDISHPPTSWTCEEME, encoded by the exons ATGGAAGTTGAGTGTCTAACACTGAAAGACCTCACAAGTCCCAGGAAGGGGGTCCCGGTGGAGCCGGAGGAGGATGGGGGCCAAAGTGAACAAAAG GAAAACATCtgcacagaaaagaaaagatccACGCCACTTAAGTCTGCAGAGTCCACCATCCCTGCTTTGCTGATAAACAGAAAGGGTCCCACCCCTGACCTGGCCCACATCACCCCCATCAAACACACCCCCCTGGCCGAGCCCTGGACGCCCACGGCCAATCTGAAGATGCTGATCAGTGCCGCGAGCCCAGACATCCGGGACAGAGAGATGAAAAAGGTGCTGTTCAGACCCATAGAGAATGAGAAGGACCAGCCAGGAAGTCCAGACACTGTGGCAGAGGACACTGAGGCGGAGGACTCTGGTCAG TTTgaagctgtggaggaagaggaagacgcCGACAAAAAGCCTAGCAGGAAGCAGAAGAGTCTGGGTCTGCTGTGCCACAAGTTCCTGGCACTCTACCCTGATTACCCCCCGCTACACAGCCCCATCTGGATCTCTCTGGATGAGGTGGCGACCAATCTTG GAGTGGAGCGGCGGCGTATCTACGACATTGTCAACGTGCTGGAGTCTCTCATGATTGTGGGTCGGATAGCCAAAAACAGCTACACCTGGTACGGGCGGCGGCGGCTGGAGGCAACGCTGGAGGATCTGCAGCGGAGGGGGCGGCAGCAGGGCTACCACCTCCACATGGAGCTGCCCACCGAAGCCAGGGAGGCTGCACCGGGGCGCAAGGACGATGGAGCAGAGGGAGACGCTAGCAACT CTGGTGGCAACAGGAAAGACAAATCCCTGCGCATCATGAGCCAGAAGTTTGTCATGCTTTTCCTGGTGTCCAAAACTCAGACCGTAACTCTGGACGCAGCAGCAAAGATCCTCATTGAGGAGAGTCAGGACTCATCCAGTCACAGCAAGTacaaaa CTAAGGTGCGCCGACTATACGACATCGCAAATGTGCTGACCAGCCTGGGCCTCATAAAGAAGGTCCATGTCCGGGAGGAGAGGGGCAGGAAGCCAGCTTTCAAGTGGCATGGCCCTGTTGAATTCAAAAACTCTGGAAATGCTG CTGGAGGaaatactttgaatgtgtccGCTGTCACTCTGCCCGAGGACTTTAGAAAAGCCAAGATGGCACGGCACGCCTCGTTCAACATTGCACCTAATTCTGTGGCCATACAGCGGCTGGTCAACTCTGCACCCAGCAGTCCACGACGAGACCTTATGG GTCAGCTTAACCAGCCTGTGGATTTCTCCAAAGAGACTACAAGCCACCTGCAGTTTGGAAACAGCACTAA TAACCGTCCCAACTGCCAAAGCCGCAGCAGCACGCTGCCTCTGGCCCCCACCCAGCCCACCCTGCTGGCACCTTCTCTCCACCCAGAGCACCTCTTTGCCCCTATGTCCTCCCCCCATTGCTTGGCCTACCTGCCCAGCCTGTCCCAGCCCTCGGTGGTCATGCTGTACAGGGCGCCAGACAAGCCTGACCAGATGCCTGAAGGTTCGAGATCGCCCCGGCTGGAGGCTGagggggggaggaagaggaggagggaagaggaggtGCCAATGTTGAAGAAGAAAGGAAGGTCTGGGTTAGAGGAATGTGACCAG ATGAGAGCTGAATCTCACTGCAAAGCAGCAGATTGTTCAAAGACGGGTCACACTAGGACTTCCCCCAGTCGCCCAGCAGGCCTTTCCACAGAGCGGACACTGAATGAGTGTCtatgcagcaacagcagcagtgaGCCGGCCCAACCATCGCACTACCTCTATGTACCGAACGACGCag GTCTAAACAGCCTCAACTTCCTTCTCTCTGCTGGCCAGCCACCAGCCGGCCTAGCACTTCCCCCCAGCAGTGTTCCCACCCTGGCACTGCCCTACGTCCTGGTTCCCTCTGCAGCCCTCTCCCACTACCCCCTGGTGGCCAACGCTCTACAACAGCAAGGCTCCAAGGCCCAAACCAACCTGAGCTTTAGCCTGCCTGCTGTGATGTCACCGGCCCACTTTATGGTGGGGGCGGCACCATACGGCCTGGCAGCAGCATCAGAGATCAGCACGCCACCCGTTCCATCACCATCCACTCCAGAACAGAGCCGGCTGTATGGATCAGCAGGCGCTCCGCATTCTCCCTCAGCGCCACGTCAGACAGTCAGTAtcaccacaccagaaccactg ACTCCGCTCACTCCGAAGGAAACCACACCCTCTGCCTCCAAGGCTTTCTTCCAGACCCCGGGCACACTGGGAAGTGTAGTCAGCGCTGCGCCAGCTGGCCGAAGAAGAGGGTCGGCACAGAGGAGACTGGACATCAGCCACCCACCCACCAGTTGGACATGCGAGGAGATGGAATAA